The window GCATCAATGAGGAACAAAggtaaattgttttgttttaaagtgtccacttccatattcattttgtatatgAAAGGCATAATACGTATTAACGGATATATGAGTTTTAGATAGTCGCAAGATCTTTGAATGAGTTTGTGCTGTATTGCATCCCTGTCTGTAATCATCCTAACTAAaatctttttgtttctttgcatCTTTACATAGACATGTGAAAAGACTTGAATTTAGAGATAAGATCAGATCTCTGCGTTCATGCGTCTTCTCCATCCCTTTGCTGGTCCTGTTCCTGTTCTACTACATTGATCCCTATGTATTAACAGAGACCTGGGCATTAACCGTCGGATTTCTTTCCGAGACATTTATCATAAGCAACGAATCACAGTCTTTGAGGCTTTCTGATCAATATTACGTGAATTATCCGCAGAAGTATCATTTTGTCACAAATGAGCCCGAGAAATGTCGGAAGGAAAACACTTTTGTGGTTTTGATGGTGCCAGTAGCTTCAGGCAACACGGCCGCCCGGGATGCCATCCGTGCAACGTGGGGTACGGAGAAGTTGGTGGAGAACAAGGTGGTGAGCATGTTCTTTCTCCTGGGTTCGTCAAgctcagaaaaaaacacaaaggtaaaaaaacaattgctGGAGGAAAGCACCAGGTATCACGATATCCTGCAATGCGATTTCTTGGACACCTACCATAATCTCACAATTAAGACGATGGTGATGCTTGAATGGTTAGCTCGATACTGTCAGAACGCTTCTTATGCCATGAAGGTCGACTCTGATATATTTCTCAACGTCAACAACTTAGTGAAAATGCTTCTGTCTGCACCAACTGAGAACTATATGACTGGACTTGTGACTAGGGCTGGTAGGGTATTGAGGGACCCTCGCTCTAAATGGTACCTTCCAAAAACCGTTTACACCCCAGCTTTGTATCCACCCTACGCTCTGGGATTGGGGTATGTGCTCTCTTTAGACCTGCCGAAGAAGCTTGTTGAAGCAGCCAAACGCGTCAAAGCAGTTTACATAGAGGACGTCTATTTGGGAATGTGCATGAAGCATTTAGGAATATCACCAACTTATCCATCAAGAAACGACTTGTTTCACGTGTTCCCTGTGAAATATAACCGCTGCCGATATTCCAAACTCATCGCCACGACTACACGAAGTTTAAGAGATCAAGTAGAGTTTTGGAAGGATTTGCAAAAACCACAGCGACCTTGCTAGGGATCATATGCAACTGTATTTATGATGGTCATCAGATAAGCCAACAGGTTAAGACAAACATAGGATAGGACCAAATCTGtggtatttaaatgtaaactgtgAAATCCAGGATAAACTCACATTATGTAATTATGAGATTAGAAGCAACACGATATATGATATCTTTTGAGATAACATACTCAaatttctttttataatatataacccAGTTTGTGAAAACcaatctaattatgagataaagTTTGATTTCAGATATTGATTTCACTATAATTTCAATCTCTGATATGGTTTTACTCCGTCAATAGTAAAGAtaacaaatttatatttttcacagaatgttctttacattatgcaGGAcgattttatgtaaaaaaatcagtaaatgacaaaaaaagagacCTTAGCTAGGTTTTCACACACtataacaaatgtttaaaaccaAGATAAAATAAAGACTCACTTTAAGAATAAACTtgactttttatatattaattgaaataattaaatgtattttgtttcttCAGTGTTTCTATTTGTGCGctgttatattgtattgtagTTAATGCACTTATATTGCCATTAGTAAATGGTGTCCGTAATAGCCTTTTAGTTTTTGCAACTCATGGCCAGATGGTCACGTCCTAACAGGAAAACGATGTAATGAGGCTTTTACTTGGGTGTGGCACGTGTATttgttaaacaaatgtttatgaagTGCTTTTTAGGTGTGATGAATACTGGGCCCGTTCAAGCTCAAACCTGTTTGCAACGGTGTGCAACAGGCCCAGCGTTCCACCTCGAAGGACTCATCCCTTTGCCCTAAGCCCTTCGAATAGTTTACCCTGCGGAGTAAGAGCTTTGAAGGGTTAAAGGGTGTAAAGGGGAACAAACAACTGTTtcttgaagtgcccttctgcGTCATCATCCCGTGCCCATAAGGAGGTGGCGCCACCAGGCAAAGAATCTTCGCAAAGAATTATGGGAGCCCGAAGTGACCATCAGTTGTACCCTTCGAAATCCTTAATTCTGAAGGGCCCTTTAAAGTGGCCAGTTATGAGCACtttggtttggaacaaccctTCAGTATGGGGGCCATGATTGTGTCCGCTGCAGCTCCATATACGCAACAATTCAAGACATGTATTTTGGAGAATTCAACACATTTATAACGATTTCTTTAGGCTccaaaaaactctttaaaaaaacacacaaagaatggcctgctcagctgccatagttcaactcttCCGTCATCACAACAGGTTGTTCAACCGCACCaccatttctgtttaaaaatcgTTTTGCAATGTTTTGTCGGAGGTAAACGCGGCACTGTTTATAGAGTACTTTTAAGTCGgcattcaataaaaaaacgccaattcaaattgatttacaaagtgtagcacatttatttaattaatttgcacttgtgATGAATACCAGtaggctacacacacacaaagcagttTATCCTTCCAGAATGTTTACTTCTGTGATCCTTTCTCATATTTTTGTACaactttaatacaataaacaagaTATGAAATGTACAGATTGCGCACACATTTGTTtggttaaaggggtcatatggcgtgaagacaagtttttctgtgtgtttggtgtgttgtccatgtatgtattagacaagcaaaattgcaaaaattaaagtattGGAAcgaaagatgcattctatctaaaagcaaatgctcacccagacctgtctgaaacacctcgtggaaccacacccccacaaatctatgtcagtttgcaatatgatttgactaagaccacccaaatgtatacgcaagtaaggtgggcataccagtcagtacaattgctttgggacctgatgttccaaatatggtaagaggcgtttcATATCATTCACACGCTTGCATTTTTTTACCAATCCGTACGCACTAGTGAAGTGGTCAATTGTAgaacacctcgcttttcagagcgatgagcttcaTAAAATATCCATACGTTTAAGAGAGGCGgcgcaaagaggagatacaaacatgcacggcatgtaaacacattgcattacatcagAAACAAACGATAACATTCTTTTAAGCCGTGACATATGAAATGCACGCAATGCAATCTGAACATGGGTGTACACATGATAGAACTTTATTCTTACATTACATCAATCTCAACTTAACT of the Triplophysa dalaica isolate WHDGS20190420 chromosome 1, ASM1584641v1, whole genome shotgun sequence genome contains:
- the LOC130430277 gene encoding beta-1,3-galactosyltransferase 2-like, whose product is MVEYVCINEEQRHVKRLEFRDKIRSLRSCVFSIPLLVLFLFYYIDPYVLTETWALTVGFLSETFIISNESQSLRLSDQYYVNYPQKYHFVTNEPEKCRKENTFVVLMVPVASGNTAARDAIRATWGTEKLVENKVVSMFFLLGSSSSEKNTKVKKQLLEESTRYHDILQCDFLDTYHNLTIKTMVMLEWLARYCQNASYAMKVDSDIFLNVNNLVKMLLSAPTENYMTGLVTRAGRVLRDPRSKWYLPKTVYTPALYPPYALGLGYVLSLDLPKKLVEAAKRVKAVYIEDVYLGMCMKHLGISPTYPSRNDLFHVFPVKYNRCRYSKLIATTTRSLRDQVEFWKDLQKPQRPC